Proteins encoded in a region of the Pirellulales bacterium genome:
- a CDS encoding HD domain-containing phosphohydrolase — MRVLVVDDDLVTREIVVEDLRHFGYQVTAASDGREAFELVRTGMYRLVVSDWQMPHMSGLDLCREIRKRGWSGYIYFILLTLRGGVDNVVCGLDAGADDFLTKPFQPQELRMRLRTGERVLGLESRDLMIFAMAKLAESRDKDTGAHLERMREYSRILADELSRWPHYSEFMDGDYVQLIYQTSPLHDIGKVGVPDSILLKPGPLTPEEFAIMQRHTLLGGETLQTVAQSRPDALFLKMAQEIALTHHERWDGTGYPRRLKGNQIPLAGRIVALADVYDALTSKRVYKPAFEHQKARAIILEGRGTQFDPDVVQAFLSREQEFIAVARQFHDGSGTFSAGSLAVPTTPLPVLGSHPLVP, encoded by the coding sequence ATGCGAGTTCTTGTTGTCGACGATGATCTGGTGACGCGAGAAATCGTCGTCGAAGACTTGCGCCATTTCGGCTACCAGGTCACGGCCGCCAGTGACGGGCGCGAAGCGTTCGAACTGGTACGGACCGGCATGTACCGGCTGGTCGTCTCCGACTGGCAGATGCCGCACATGAGCGGACTCGATCTGTGTCGCGAAATCCGCAAACGCGGCTGGAGCGGGTACATCTATTTCATCCTGCTCACATTGCGGGGTGGCGTCGACAACGTGGTCTGCGGCCTGGATGCCGGAGCCGACGACTTCCTCACCAAGCCCTTTCAGCCGCAAGAGCTGCGCATGCGATTGCGCACCGGCGAGCGCGTTCTCGGTTTGGAAAGCCGAGACTTGATGATCTTCGCCATGGCCAAGCTGGCCGAGTCGCGCGACAAGGACACGGGCGCCCATCTGGAACGGATGCGCGAATACAGCCGCATCCTGGCCGACGAGTTGTCGCGCTGGCCGCATTACAGCGAGTTCATGGATGGCGACTATGTGCAGCTCATCTACCAAACCAGCCCGCTGCACGATATCGGCAAGGTGGGCGTGCCCGATTCGATTCTGCTGAAGCCGGGTCCATTGACGCCGGAAGAGTTCGCCATCATGCAACGACATACGTTGCTGGGGGGCGAGACGCTGCAGACCGTCGCACAGTCCCGCCCGGACGCACTGTTCTTGAAGATGGCGCAGGAGATCGCGCTGACGCATCACGAGCGTTGGGATGGGACCGGCTATCCGCGCCGGTTAAAGGGCAATCAGATACCGCTAGCTGGCCGCATCGTCGCACTGGCCGACGTTTACGACGCGCTGACCAGCAAACGCGTCTACAAACCGGCTTTCGAGCATCAGAAAGCGCGCGCGATCATCCTAGAGGGGCGGGGAACGCAATTCGATCCCGACGTCGTGCAAGCATTCCTTAGCCGGGAGCAGGAATTCATAGCCGTGGCGCGGCAATTCCACGACGGCAGCGGCACATTTTCGGCCGGATCGTTGGCCGTTCCGACAACGCCGCTGCCGGTGCTAGGATCGCATCCCTTGGTTCCCTAA
- a CDS encoding Hpt domain-containing protein yields the protein MKCEQNQAPCLTEDDVLDLEDLKARCLGNMDLVERVLTKFADQLDRDLVDLDGAIRVGDSQAAAQLAHRIKGIAASVAARSLFDHASTTEERALENEITTLPEQLHLLRDDQTKLVESLERSGRRLS from the coding sequence ATGAAGTGCGAACAGAATCAAGCGCCGTGCCTCACGGAGGACGATGTCCTCGACCTTGAGGACTTGAAAGCTCGCTGCCTGGGCAATATGGACCTCGTCGAACGAGTGCTGACCAAATTCGCCGATCAATTGGATCGCGATCTGGTCGACTTAGACGGCGCAATCCGCGTGGGCGACTCACAGGCCGCGGCCCAACTGGCCCATCGCATCAAGGGGATCGCGGCAAGCGTCGCGGCACGATCCTTGTTCGATCACGCCTCGACCACCGAAGAGCGGGCCTTGGAAAACGAAATCACAACGCTCCCCGAGCAGTTGCATCTCCTGCGCGACGATCAAACGAAACTTGTCGAATCCCTGGAACGGAGCGGCCGGCGGCTGAGCTGA
- a CDS encoding isoprenylcysteine carboxylmethyltransferase family protein has product MNGLAVRVMRGWFFFQVFLALILFTSAGTLDYRAGWIYWVLFGFATAAISLYFLRYDPALVKRRMSVGPLAEKRPFQKIIQAATSLTLCAIYVVAGLDFRFGRSTVPPALVAGGDILLLLSYLLMFFVFRQNGFASATVEVQPEQRVIRTGLYGMVRHPMYASAVLMFGGTALALESYWALLPAAAVVGMMVARLLDEEHYLRANLAGYDEYCRQVRYRLLPSVW; this is encoded by the coding sequence ATGAATGGTCTGGCAGTGCGGGTGATGCGCGGCTGGTTTTTCTTCCAGGTCTTTCTAGCCCTGATCTTGTTCACTTCGGCCGGCACTTTGGATTACCGCGCGGGCTGGATTTATTGGGTGCTGTTTGGATTCGCGACGGCCGCCATTTCGCTCTATTTCCTGCGATACGATCCGGCCCTGGTCAAGCGGCGGATGTCGGTCGGGCCGCTGGCCGAGAAGCGCCCCTTTCAAAAAATCATTCAAGCCGCAACCAGTCTTACGCTGTGCGCGATCTATGTCGTGGCCGGACTCGATTTCCGCTTTGGCCGCTCGACAGTTCCCCCGGCGCTGGTAGCGGGGGGCGATATTCTGCTACTGCTGTCGTATCTACTAATGTTCTTCGTCTTTCGGCAGAACGGTTTTGCATCGGCCACGGTCGAGGTGCAGCCGGAACAACGCGTCATCCGGACAGGACTATACGGAATGGTCCGCCATCCGATGTATGCAAGCGCCGTTCTGATGTTCGGAGGCACGGCGCTCGCGCTTGAATCTTATTGGGCTCTGCTACCGGCCGCGGCCGTGGTCGGCATGATGGTCGCACGCCTCCTCGACGAGGAGCATTACCTGCGGGCGAACCTCGCCGGCTATGACGAATATTGCCGGCAAGTTCGTTATCGGCTGTTACCTTCGGTGTGGTAA
- a CDS encoding enoyl-CoA hydratase/isomerase family protein, producing the protein MSNTLITSRTEGTTRIVTINRPEKRNALTPQMMHDLAAAVRSVDEQPEIRAVVITAEGPIFSAGIDVMSLAESQGSAGELNPARWLRRFAEELQHSLDLIEATEVPVIGALQGQVIGMGLELVLSFDLRVATEDCKFAIPESRMGLVADVGGSTRLSRVVGPSRAKDMLLTARSIDAAEALQWGLVNRVAPAAELLPAALKLADQIAQNAPLAVGMAKLIVDQGDGLDKRTQMALERWAQSQLITTADVQEAVMAFLSKRPAKFQGK; encoded by the coding sequence ATGAGCAACACGTTGATTACCAGTCGCACGGAAGGCACGACGCGGATCGTAACAATCAATCGTCCCGAGAAGCGGAATGCCTTGACGCCGCAGATGATGCACGATCTGGCCGCGGCAGTCCGCTCGGTCGATGAACAGCCCGAAATTCGCGCCGTGGTCATAACGGCCGAGGGTCCGATTTTCTCGGCCGGGATCGACGTCATGTCTCTGGCCGAGAGCCAGGGTTCGGCCGGCGAATTGAATCCGGCCCGCTGGCTGCGCCGTTTTGCCGAAGAATTGCAGCACTCGCTGGATCTGATCGAGGCGACCGAAGTGCCCGTGATCGGCGCATTGCAGGGGCAAGTGATCGGCATGGGGCTGGAACTGGTGCTGTCGTTCGACCTGCGCGTGGCAACCGAGGACTGCAAGTTTGCCATTCCCGAATCGCGCATGGGGCTGGTGGCTGACGTCGGCGGTTCGACACGTTTGAGCCGGGTCGTGGGGCCGAGTCGCGCCAAAGATATGCTGCTGACGGCGCGTTCGATCGATGCGGCCGAAGCCCTGCAGTGGGGACTGGTGAATCGCGTCGCGCCTGCGGCCGAGCTATTGCCGGCCGCCCTGAAATTGGCCGACCAAATCGCGCAGAACGCGCCGCTGGCCGTGGGCATGGCGAAACTGATCGTCGATCAAGGGGACGGCCTCGACAAGCGCACGCAAATGGCTCTGGAGCGCTGGGCGCAAAGTCAGCTGATCACCACCGCCGACGTGCAAGAAGCGGTAATGGCGTTTCTCTCGAAGCGCCCTGCCAAGTTTCAAGGAAAATAG
- the folD gene encoding bifunctional methylenetetrahydrofolate dehydrogenase/methenyltetrahydrofolate cyclohydrolase FolD produces the protein MSATILDGKALAQRIQSELAEEVADFIENNAVVPCLTAVLVGHNPASEVYVRNKRNACGRLGIDGRLERLPEDASLDDLLSLVVRLNKAQDVHGILVQLPLPRGMDPTRVLQAVNPLKDVDCFHPENVGRLVQGRPRFLPCTPHGVQQLLKRNGVETAGKNVVILGRSDIVGKPLANMLMQRGADATVTVCHTRTQNLREITRQADILVAAIGQARFVTADMVRPGAVVIDVGMNRSDEKLVGDVDYEAVREVAGMITPVPGGVGPLTITMLLENTLIAARLQQT, from the coding sequence TTGAGCGCGACGATTCTCGACGGCAAGGCACTGGCGCAACGCATCCAGTCGGAGCTGGCGGAAGAGGTCGCCGATTTCATTGAAAACAACGCCGTTGTGCCGTGCCTGACCGCGGTGCTCGTCGGACACAATCCGGCCAGCGAGGTCTACGTTCGCAACAAGCGCAACGCCTGCGGTCGCCTGGGAATCGACGGCCGGCTGGAGCGGTTACCCGAGGATGCCTCGCTCGACGATCTGCTGTCGCTGGTCGTGCGCTTGAACAAAGCCCAGGACGTACACGGCATTCTCGTGCAACTCCCTTTGCCGCGCGGCATGGACCCCACGCGCGTCCTGCAAGCAGTCAACCCGTTGAAGGACGTCGATTGTTTTCATCCCGAGAATGTCGGCCGCCTGGTGCAGGGGCGTCCTCGCTTTCTGCCATGCACACCCCACGGCGTGCAGCAACTGCTGAAGCGCAACGGTGTCGAGACGGCCGGCAAGAACGTCGTGATCCTGGGGCGCAGCGACATCGTAGGCAAGCCCTTGGCGAACATGCTGATGCAACGTGGCGCGGATGCCACGGTTACGGTTTGCCACACGCGCACACAGAATCTGCGCGAGATCACGCGCCAGGCGGATATCCTGGTGGCGGCGATCGGTCAGGCCCGATTCGTGACCGCAGACATGGTGCGCCCCGGAGCGGTGGTGATCGACGTCGGCATGAATCGGAGTGACGAGAAGCTGGTCGGCGACGTCGACTACGAGGCCGTACGCGAAGTGGCGGGAATGATCACGCCCGTCCCGGGCGGCGTCGGCCCGCTGACCATCACGATGCTGCTCGAGAACACGCTCATAGCGGCCCGGCTGCAGCAGACCTAG
- a CDS encoding phosphatidylglycerophosphatase A yields the protein MIKITDTSPPPSPSVDRRRLSPVVWLATAAGVGFFPKSPGTWGSIVGVPLAIAVQQLPGVGWQAGVLALIALLGVPVCAIAAQHLGGAKDPGCIVLDEVVGMAVTLFLFDSLQPVTVIVAFALFRLFDISKPSPVREIEHLPHGWGIMADDLAAAVYAQLALRLIAWVAGSAMPGLLPLV from the coding sequence GTGATAAAGATAACGGACACTTCCCCGCCACCGAGCCCCTCGGTCGATCGCCGCCGGCTTAGCCCCGTGGTTTGGCTGGCGACCGCGGCCGGAGTCGGGTTCTTCCCAAAGTCTCCGGGAACGTGGGGGAGCATCGTCGGTGTTCCGCTGGCCATCGCGGTGCAGCAGCTCCCCGGCGTTGGCTGGCAGGCGGGCGTACTGGCCCTGATCGCGCTTTTGGGAGTGCCAGTTTGCGCCATCGCGGCCCAGCACTTAGGCGGGGCCAAGGACCCGGGCTGCATCGTCCTGGACGAGGTGGTCGGTATGGCCGTGACCTTGTTTTTATTCGACTCCTTACAACCGGTTACCGTGATCGTGGCGTTCGCCCTGTTCCGCTTGTTTGACATCTCGAAGCCAAGCCCGGTCCGCGAGATCGAGCATTTGCCGCACGGCTGGGGGATCATGGCAGACGACCTGGCCGCGGCCGTGTACGCCCAACTTGCACTGCGTTTGATTGCGTGGGTGGCCGGCTCGGCGATGCCAGGATTATTGCCGCTGGTCTGA